The following proteins come from a genomic window of Amphiura filiformis chromosome 16, Afil_fr2py, whole genome shotgun sequence:
- the LOC140136415 gene encoding 2-hydroxyacylsphingosine 1-beta-galactosyltransferase-like, which yields MSTHVLHLISLSSLVLIIAISVTKSARILILQGPGEGSHYFTATAIGEVLVKRGHQVTILLSDLYAYRANATKDAQLYNFELYQSSMTAETRDELYTAMNRAAFKKCENILKDVTLLSKLTMIDFDLILVDMIFNCPVLVAQYLDKPFVYFVASSMVPHPFSFRNRLPINPAYIPEMLTGFDHRMPFMNRLKNTINTGIGMMLCNLVLDPYEQIKKVYKIKPEVSMYDALGEGELWFLHTNFALDFPRPLMPNVIPVGGLTTKPAQPLNDTYVMSMDNDVASMFAKAFRALPQKVIWKLGGNLAQELPDNVKVMEWIPQNDILGHKKVKAFVMHCGINGVYEALYHAVPLVCLPLFGDQFDIAARVASKEIGIQLDVSTLESSVLATHIRDVIEDQRFKDNMNKFSYIFRDAQQHPAEVGADWMEYVLRHGGARHLRSAALDLDTYQYLLIDVLITVCIGSIIVLFILITLCKFCLRKCMSSCAGSKSKRD from the exons ATGTCGACTCACGTGCTTCATTTGATTTCCCTCTCGTCACTTGTTCTTATAATTGCAATAAGTGTAACAAAATCTGCACGGATACtgattttacaaggaccaggagaaGGTAGTCATTACTTCACAGCAACTGCCATTGGGGAAGTGCTCGTCAAACGTGGGCACCAAGTCACAATTTTACTAAGTGATCTATACGCATATCGAGCTAACGCTACAAAAGATGCACAGCTGTACAATTTCGAATTATATCAGTCATCAATGACTGCTGAAACTCGTGACGAATTATACACAGCGATGAACAGGGCAGCTTTTAAAA AATGTGAGAATATACTGAAGGATGTGACTCTGTTATCGAAACTTACAATGATTGATTTTGACTTAATATTAGTTGATATGATATTCAACTGCCCGGTTTTAGTGGCACAATATCTAGATAAACCATTTGTATATTTTGTAGCTAGTTCAATGGTACCCCACCCTTTTTCCTTTCGCAATCGTCTACCCATTAATCCAGCTTACATACCAGAAATGCTCACAGGTTTCGACCATAGAATGCCGTTTATGAATAGACTTAAAAACACCATTAATACCGGCATTGGAATGATGTTATGCAACCTCGTACTAGATCCGTATGAGCAAATAAAGAAGGTATACAAGATCAAACCTGAAGTATCTATGTATGATGCTTTGGGCGAAGGAGAACTGTGGTTTCTGCATACCAATTTTGCTCTTGATTTCCCTCGGCCATTAATGCCTAATGTGATACCAGTGGGTGGATTGACAACCAAACCTGCACAACCATTGAACGAT ACTTACGTGATGTCGATGGATAATGATGTAGCGAGTATGTTTGCGAAAGCTTTTCGGGCATTACCTCAGAAGGTGATCTGGAAGTTAGGAGGAAATCTTGCGCAGGAACTACCTGACAACGTCAAAGTAATGGAATGGATTCCACAAAATGATATTTTGG GTCACAAGAAGGTAAAAGCATTTGTCATGCATTGTGGAATTAATGGAGTATACGAGGCGTTATACCATGCAGTGCCTCTCGTATGTCTACCGTTATTTGGGGATCAGTTTGATATCGCAGCCAGGGTGGCTtcaaaggaaattggaattcaACTCGACGTGTCTACTTTGGAGAGTTCTGTACTGGCTACACATATCCGCGATGTTATTGAAGATCAAAG GTTTAAAGACAACATGAATAAGTTTTCGTATATATTTCGCGATGCACAACAACATCCAGCGGAAGTGGGTGCTGATTGGATGGAGTATGTATTACGTCACGGTGGAGCGCGCCATCTACGATCTGCTGCACTTGATCTTGATACCTATCAATATCTCTTGATAGACGTTTTGATAACTGTCTGTATAGGTtcaataattgttttgtttattttgattacctTATGCAAATTTTGTTTGCGAAAATGTATGAGTTCATGTGCAGGAAGTAAAAGCAAAAGGGATTAA